One genomic region from Jilunia laotingensis encodes:
- a CDS encoding methylated-DNA--[protein]-cysteine S-methyltransferase, which translates to MKEIQIQFYQSLFGELILGSFEGKLCMCDWVEEKRRYKIDKRMQNELHAKYVIGSTEVIAMAISQLDEYFARKRKVFDIPLLFVGTDFQKSVWQELLGIPYGATLSYGKLSQRLGNPNAVRAVAAANGANPISIFVPCHRVIGSNRKLIGYGGGLEVKKGLLALEAESQFLVG; encoded by the coding sequence ATGAAAGAGATTCAAATTCAATTTTATCAATCACTTTTCGGTGAGTTGATACTTGGTTCATTTGAGGGTAAGCTCTGCATGTGTGATTGGGTCGAAGAAAAACGCCGATACAAGATTGATAAAAGAATGCAGAATGAGCTGCATGCTAAATATGTGATAGGTAGTACGGAGGTCATTGCAATGGCAATTAGTCAATTGGATGAGTATTTTGCTCGTAAAAGAAAGGTTTTTGACATACCATTACTTTTTGTAGGAACTGATTTTCAAAAATCAGTATGGCAGGAATTGTTGGGAATCCCTTATGGTGCAACTTTATCTTATGGTAAATTATCGCAAAGATTGGGAAATCCGAATGCGGTTCGTGCAGTAGCTGCTGCTAACGGAGCAAATCCAATATCTATATTTGTTCCTTGTCATCGTGTTATTGGTAGTAACCGTAAACTGATCGGCTATGGAGGTGGTTTGGAAGTTAAAAAGGGGTTGTTGGCGTTGGAAGCGGAGTCTCAATTTTTAGTAGGCTAA
- a CDS encoding DUF2764 domain-containing protein translates to MNKYYYLVAGLPELTLEDSKLNYTVADFKTEIYPGLSTSDQKLMDLFYLKFDNTNVLKLLKDKDVIIDMRGNFSAEELNEYIATIKEGGEVSAKEFPSYLSTFISDYFSMPAESAVLLEDHLAALYYAYAMKCENKFVASWFEFNQTVNNILVAFTARKYKWDIAQNVVGDTEVCEALRTSGARDFGLSGEVECFEQLLKISEITELIEREKKLDSLRWDWIDEATFFDYFTIERIFAFLLQLEMIERWISLDKEKGNQLFRSIIESLKNEVQIPAEFK, encoded by the coding sequence ATGAATAAATATTATTACTTGGTAGCCGGTTTGCCTGAACTTACACTAGAAGATAGCAAACTGAATTATACAGTAGCCGATTTTAAGACGGAAATTTATCCCGGACTTTCTACTTCGGATCAGAAGTTGATGGATTTGTTCTATCTGAAATTCGATAATACAAATGTTCTTAAATTATTGAAAGATAAGGATGTTATTATTGATATGCGGGGGAATTTCTCTGCTGAAGAACTGAATGAATACATCGCTACCATCAAAGAAGGGGGTGAGGTAAGTGCTAAAGAATTCCCTTCTTATCTTTCTACTTTTATTTCCGATTATTTTAGTATGCCTGCTGAAAGTGCAGTATTGTTGGAAGATCATCTGGCAGCACTGTATTATGCATATGCTATGAAATGCGAAAATAAATTTGTAGCATCTTGGTTTGAATTTAATCAGACAGTCAATAATATCCTGGTTGCTTTCACAGCTCGTAAGTATAAATGGGATATCGCTCAGAATGTTGTGGGTGATACGGAGGTATGTGAGGCATTGCGTACTTCGGGAGCCCGTGATTTCGGATTATCGGGTGAGGTGGAATGTTTTGAACAATTACTTAAAATCAGTGAGATCACAGAGCTTATCGAACGTGAAAAGAAACTGGATTCACTGCGTTGGGATTGGATAGACGAAGCTACTTTTTTCGATTATTTTACGATTGAACGTATTTTCGCTTTCTTGTTACAACTGGAAATGATTGAACGGTGGATATCATTGGATAAAGAAAAGGGAAATCAATTGTTCCGAAGCATTATTGAATCGCTGAAGAATGAAGTACAGATTCCCGCAGAATTCAAGTAA
- a CDS encoding YihY/virulence factor BrkB family protein, which translates to MKQKITNIWKFVTYDIWRITEDEVTRTKFSLYTIIKTIYLCVNRFTKDRIVNKASALTYSTLLAIVPILAIVFAIARGFGFSTLMENQFRSGFGGNTATSETILQFIDSYLSQTKGGIFIGVGLVMLLWTVINLINNIEITFNRIWQVKKARSMYRKVTDYFSMLLLMPILIVISSGVSIFISTMLKQMADFVLLAPIMKFLIRMIPYVLTWIMFTGLYIFMPNTNVKFKHALISGILAGTAYQAFQFLYISSQMWVSRYNAIYGSFAALPMFLLWLQISWTICLFGAELTYAGQNLRNFSFDKDTQNISRRYRDFISILIMSLIAKRFEHNEAPYTAEQLSTENQIPIRLTNQVLYQLQEIHLIHEVVTDQKSEDIAYQPSIDINQLNVALLLERLDTYGSENFKIDKEEEFNDEWRILVESREEYYKKASKVLLKDL; encoded by the coding sequence ATGAAGCAGAAAATAACAAATATATGGAAATTCGTTACATATGACATTTGGCGCATCACGGAAGATGAAGTGACCCGCACGAAATTTTCCCTATATACCATCATCAAGACCATTTATCTCTGCGTCAACCGTTTCACCAAAGACCGTATTGTCAACAAAGCTTCCGCACTGACTTACAGCACCCTGCTTGCCATCGTCCCTATACTTGCCATCGTATTTGCCATCGCGCGGGGATTCGGTTTTTCCACATTGATGGAGAACCAGTTCCGAAGCGGATTCGGTGGGAATACGGCAACATCCGAGACAATCCTCCAATTCATAGACTCTTACCTATCGCAGACGAAAGGTGGTATTTTTATCGGTGTCGGTCTGGTCATGCTACTATGGACCGTGATTAACCTGATCAACAATATAGAGATCACTTTCAACCGGATCTGGCAAGTAAAGAAAGCCCGGAGCATGTATCGCAAAGTAACCGATTATTTTTCCATGCTTTTATTAATGCCGATATTGATCGTCATTTCAAGCGGTGTCTCCATTTTCATCAGCACCATGCTGAAACAGATGGCGGATTTTGTGCTTTTGGCTCCTATCATGAAATTCTTAATACGGATGATCCCGTATGTGCTTACGTGGATCATGTTTACCGGGCTATATATCTTTATGCCCAATACGAATGTGAAATTCAAGCACGCCCTCATTTCGGGAATTCTGGCGGGAACGGCTTACCAGGCTTTCCAATTCCTCTACATCAGCAGCCAGATGTGGGTATCGCGTTATAATGCCATCTATGGTAGTTTTGCCGCTCTACCGATGTTTTTGCTATGGTTACAGATTTCATGGACGATTTGCCTCTTCGGAGCAGAACTGACTTATGCCGGACAGAACTTGAGGAATTTCAGCTTTGACAAAGACACGCAAAATATAAGCCGTCGTTACCGGGACTTCATATCCATCCTCATCATGTCTCTTATCGCCAAACGCTTCGAGCATAATGAAGCACCTTATACTGCCGAACAACTATCCACGGAAAATCAAATACCGATCCGCCTGACTAACCAGGTGCTATACCAGCTTCAGGAAATTCACCTCATCCATGAGGTGGTTACCGATCAGAAAAGTGAAGATATAGCTTATCAACCGTCTATCGACATCAACCAACTGAATGTAGCACTGTTGCTCGAACGATTGGATACGTACGGTTCGGAGAATTTCAAGATCGACAAAGAAGAAGAGTTCAATGATGAATGGAGGATTCTGGTCGAATCAAGGGAAGAATATTACAAAAAAGCAAGCAAGGTATTGCTAAAGGACTTATAA
- a CDS encoding sigma-70 family RNA polymerase sigma factor has translation MRQLKITKSITNRESASLDKYLQEIGREDLITVEEEVELAQRIRKGDRVALEKLTRANLRFVVSVAKQYQNQGLSLPDLINEGNLGLIKAAEKFDETRGFKFISYAVWWIRQSILQALAEQSRIVRLPLNQVGSLNKISKAFSKFEQENERRPSPEELADELEIPVDKISDTLKVSGRHISVDAPFVEGEDNSLLDVLVNDDSPMADRSLVNESLAREIDRALSTLTDREKEIIQMFFGIGQQEMTLEEIGDKFGLTRERVRQIKEKAIRRLRQSNRSKLLKSYLG, from the coding sequence ATGAGACAACTAAAGATTACCAAAAGTATCACTAACAGAGAGAGCGCTTCTCTTGATAAATATTTGCAGGAAATCGGTCGTGAAGACCTCATCACTGTAGAAGAAGAGGTAGAACTCGCTCAGCGTATTCGTAAGGGTGACCGTGTGGCGTTGGAAAAATTGACACGTGCCAATCTACGTTTCGTCGTATCTGTGGCCAAGCAGTACCAGAACCAAGGTTTGAGTTTGCCAGATTTAATAAACGAAGGCAATTTAGGACTGATCAAGGCTGCCGAAAAGTTTGATGAGACACGTGGATTCAAATTTATCAGTTACGCTGTATGGTGGATTCGTCAGTCTATTCTGCAAGCTTTGGCAGAGCAGTCACGTATCGTTCGCCTTCCTTTGAATCAGGTCGGCTCGCTGAATAAGATCAGTAAAGCTTTCTCCAAGTTCGAACAGGAAAACGAACGCCGTCCTTCTCCGGAAGAGTTGGCTGACGAGTTGGAAATTCCGGTTGATAAAATCTCCGATACGTTGAAAGTGTCCGGCCGTCATATATCGGTAGACGCACCTTTCGTTGAAGGAGAAGACAACAGCTTGCTGGATGTGCTGGTAAATGATGATTCGCCTATGGCGGACCGTTCTCTGGTTAATGAGTCTCTTGCTAGGGAAATTGATAGAGCTCTTTCTACGTTAACCGATAGGGAAAAAGAAATCATACAGATGTTTTTCGGTATCGGACAACAGGAAATGACATTAGAAGAAATCGGCGATAAGTTTGGCCTCACACGTGAGCGCGTTCGTCAGATTAAGGAAAAAGCAATCAGAAGATTAAGACAAAGTAATCGTAGTAAATTGCTCAAATCATACTTGGGATAA
- a CDS encoding DUF418 domain-containing protein has translation MEQSSNKNPRIEVVDALRGFAVMAILLVHNLEHFIFPVYPTSLPNWLNVLDQGVFSIVFALFAGKAYAIFALLFGFTFYIQSNNQRRQGKDFGYRFLWRLVLLAGFATVNAAFFPAGDVLLLFVVVGIILFFTRNWSDKAIFLTAAIFLLQPVEWYHYIANLINPLHQLPDLKVGEMYAEVADYTKAGNFWDFIVGNITLGQKASLLWAVNAGRFFQTAGLFLLGFYIGRKQLFVASEKNFCLWIKILIISALTFAPLYTLKELVMEGDTIVQQSVGTAFDMWQKLAFTLVLVASFVLLYQRKAFSKSVSDLRFYGKMSLTNYVSQSIIGAFIYFPFGLSLAPYCGYTISLLIGILIFLLQVKFCKWWLSRHKQGPLEGIWHKWTWLGTNK, from the coding sequence ATGGAACAATCTTCAAATAAAAATCCTCGAATTGAGGTGGTGGATGCCTTGAGGGGCTTTGCCGTAATGGCTATTTTGTTGGTGCATAACTTAGAGCATTTTATATTTCCGGTTTACCCAACAAGCCTTCCGAATTGGTTAAATGTACTCGATCAAGGGGTGTTTAGCATCGTTTTTGCCTTATTTGCAGGAAAGGCATATGCGATTTTTGCACTCCTTTTCGGATTTACATTTTATATTCAGAGCAATAATCAGAGAAGACAAGGGAAAGACTTTGGGTATCGTTTCTTATGGCGTTTGGTCTTGTTGGCAGGGTTTGCTACAGTGAATGCTGCTTTCTTCCCTGCCGGGGATGTGTTATTATTGTTTGTTGTGGTAGGGATTATTTTATTTTTCACTCGGAACTGGAGTGACAAGGCGATATTTTTAACCGCTGCCATCTTTCTGTTGCAGCCTGTAGAGTGGTATCATTATATTGCGAATTTGATAAATCCGTTGCATCAGCTTCCGGATCTTAAAGTAGGTGAGATGTATGCGGAAGTGGCGGATTATACAAAAGCCGGAAATTTTTGGGATTTTATTGTAGGTAATATTACTTTAGGTCAAAAAGCCAGTTTGCTTTGGGCGGTGAATGCCGGACGATTCTTTCAAACAGCCGGATTATTTCTTCTAGGTTTTTATATCGGTAGAAAACAGCTTTTTGTTGCATCTGAAAAGAACTTTTGTTTATGGATAAAGATTCTGATAATTTCTGCATTGACTTTTGCCCCTTTATATACTTTGAAAGAATTGGTTATGGAAGGTGACACAATCGTGCAACAGTCGGTGGGTACAGCATTTGATATGTGGCAGAAGTTAGCTTTTACTTTGGTTCTGGTTGCTTCGTTTGTCTTGCTTTACCAACGTAAAGCGTTTAGCAAGTCTGTCAGCGATTTGCGCTTTTATGGCAAAATGAGTCTTACCAACTATGTTTCTCAGTCAATTATAGGGGCTTTCATTTATTTTCCTTTCGGTTTATCCCTTGCTCCTTATTGCGGATATACAATTAGTTTATTAATTGGTATTCTTATATTTTTATTACAAGTAAAGTTCTGCAAATGGTGGTTGTCACGGCATAAACAAGGTCCATTGGAAGGCATTTGGCATAAATGGACTTGGTTGGGAACGAATAAATAA
- a CDS encoding dipeptide epimerase, with the protein MQNRREFLKTATLAAIGSGLTVGNVWADRKTPPTGFSINRLGKSPKMKLKFFPYELKLKHVFTVATYSRTTTPDVQLEIEYDGVTGYGEASMPPYLGQTVESVMSFLRKVDLEQFDDPFRLEDILSYIDGLSKGDTAAKAAIDIALHDLTGKLLGAPWCKLWGLNKENAPSTTFTIGIDTPDKLREKTKEVAGMFNILKVKLGRDNDKEMIETIRSVSSLPIAIDANQGWKDKYYALDMIHWLKEKDIVMIEQPMPKEQLDDIAWVTQQSPLPVFADESLQRLGDVADLHGAFTGINIKLMKCTGMREAWKMVTLARALGMKVMVGCMTETSCAVSAAAQFSPAVDFADLDGNLLISNDRFKGMEVVNGKITLNDLPGIGVSLLP; encoded by the coding sequence ATGCAAAACAGGAGAGAATTTCTCAAAACTGCCACATTGGCTGCCATCGGATCGGGGCTGACCGTAGGAAACGTATGGGCTGACAGGAAAACGCCCCCGACTGGTTTTTCAATCAATCGCCTCGGTAAAAGTCCAAAGATGAAGCTGAAATTTTTCCCCTATGAACTGAAGTTGAAGCATGTTTTCACTGTGGCCACTTATTCGCGTACCACTACTCCTGATGTCCAGTTAGAAATAGAATATGATGGAGTGACGGGTTACGGAGAAGCCTCCATGCCTCCTTATTTGGGGCAGACGGTGGAATCCGTGATGAGTTTTCTCCGGAAGGTGGATCTGGAACAATTTGATGATCCTTTCCGGTTGGAGGATATCCTTTCCTATATAGATGGTCTGAGCAAGGGGGATACGGCTGCAAAAGCTGCGATTGATATTGCGTTGCATGATTTGACCGGCAAACTTTTAGGAGCGCCTTGGTGTAAATTATGGGGTTTGAATAAAGAGAATGCTCCTTCTACCACTTTCACGATCGGGATAGACACTCCTGATAAGTTGCGCGAGAAAACAAAAGAGGTGGCTGGCATGTTTAATATACTAAAGGTCAAGCTGGGGCGTGATAATGACAAAGAAATGATTGAAACGATCCGGTCTGTCAGTAGTCTTCCCATAGCCATTGATGCAAATCAGGGTTGGAAGGATAAATATTATGCGCTCGATATGATTCATTGGTTGAAAGAAAAAGACATCGTGATGATTGAGCAACCGATGCCTAAAGAACAATTGGATGATATCGCCTGGGTGACACAGCAGAGTCCTTTGCCGGTATTTGCAGATGAGTCATTGCAGCGTTTGGGGGATGTAGCTGATCTGCACGGTGCTTTTACGGGCATTAATATCAAACTGATGAAGTGTACAGGTATGCGTGAAGCCTGGAAGATGGTGACATTGGCTCGTGCCTTGGGAATGAAAGTAATGGTGGGTTGCATGACGGAGACTTCTTGTGCTGTGTCGGCAGCGGCTCAATTTTCACCCGCGGTTGATTTTGCGGACTTGGACGGTAATCTGCTCATTTCCAATGACCGGTTTAAAGGTATGGAAGTTGTGAACGGAAAGATTACTTTGAATGATCTGCCGGGAATAGGTGTCAGTTTGCTGCCTTGA
- a CDS encoding clostripain-related cysteine peptidase — translation MKNLIAFSLFLCVIVMSLTACHDDEEEQKVEATRAVFMYLVADNSISKDIYPNIAAVEEGLKQVGSPGTFVIYWDGGDHYKNEFPQPTLFKYEVGSDGEVGKREVVQIYDEQNSVSPEVMLKVFKDMKTLCPAETYGLIFGSHASGWLPVDRSRTRSFGDDDGNEIDIPDLASVLSETSIHFDFILMDACLMSQVEVAYELRDVADYLILSPAEVMSQGFPYKDIVKYLLNPTDKEQNLIRAAQGYIDYYRKQTYPWATIAVVKTDELAALAALTHSIIVEYQENLKKFTPFMLTSFQYEYGFGRSGLDRSSYDFRAFIRELTDDNIPASFEEQLGKTVVFKGYVDGYPLVNIDEEIYSGIGCYIPYSSFTKWNAYFKTLQWYSASGWANTQF, via the coding sequence ATGAAGAATTTGATTGCGTTTTCACTGTTTTTATGTGTAATTGTTATGTCTCTGACAGCTTGTCATGATGATGAGGAAGAGCAGAAAGTAGAGGCTACGAGAGCTGTGTTTATGTATCTTGTTGCCGATAATAGCATTAGCAAGGATATATATCCTAATATTGCAGCAGTTGAGGAAGGGCTGAAGCAAGTCGGTTCACCGGGTACATTTGTTATTTATTGGGACGGTGGGGATCATTACAAAAATGAATTTCCGCAACCTACATTGTTTAAATATGAAGTGGGTAGTGATGGTGAGGTAGGTAAAAGGGAAGTCGTTCAGATTTATGATGAACAGAATTCCGTTTCTCCGGAAGTGATGCTTAAGGTCTTCAAGGATATGAAAACATTATGTCCGGCAGAGACTTATGGATTGATTTTTGGTTCACACGCTTCAGGATGGCTGCCCGTTGACCGTAGCCGTACCCGTTCATTTGGTGATGATGATGGTAACGAAATTGATATTCCTGACTTGGCAAGTGTATTATCCGAAACTTCTATTCATTTCGATTTTATATTGATGGATGCTTGTCTGATGTCTCAAGTAGAAGTCGCTTATGAACTGAGGGATGTGGCAGATTATCTGATTCTTTCCCCTGCCGAAGTGATGAGTCAGGGCTTTCCTTATAAAGATATCGTGAAATATCTTCTGAATCCTACTGATAAAGAACAAAATCTGATTCGGGCGGCTCAGGGCTACATTGACTATTACCGGAAACAGACTTATCCATGGGCTACGATTGCCGTTGTCAAAACCGATGAGTTAGCTGCTTTGGCTGCTTTGACACATTCCATTATCGTTGAGTACCAAGAAAATTTGAAGAAATTTACTCCATTTATGCTAACCTCCTTTCAATATGAGTATGGATTCGGGAGGTCTGGGTTGGATCGTTCATCTTATGATTTTCGGGCTTTTATAAGAGAACTTACGGATGATAATATTCCTGCTTCTTTTGAAGAGCAGTTAGGAAAAACAGTAGTTTTTAAAGGATATGTAGATGGTTATCCATTGGTGAATATTGATGAAGAAATATATTCAGGTATTGGATGTTACATTCCTTATAGTTCATTTACAAAATGGAATGCCTATTTTAAGACTTTGCAGTGGTATTCTGCTTCAGGCTGGGCTAATACACAATTTTAG
- a CDS encoding trypsin-like peptidase domain-containing protein, protein MKQTTKNILGVGAIVLLSSGVAGLTTYKMMQSGDDNKQTSFNEMFQQNPNVKLAAFDAINAQPVDLTQAAENSLHAVVHIKSTQTSKTQTVQSPPDIFDFFFGDGRGGQRRVQTPERVGFGSGVIISKDGYIVTNNHVIDGADEIAVKLNDNREFKGRVIGTDPSTDLALIKIESDDDLPTIPVGNSDALKVGEWVLAVGNPFNLNSTVTAGIVSAKARTLGVYNGGIESFIQTDAAINQGNSGGALVNAKGELVGINSVLSSPTGAYAGYGFAIPTTIMTKVIADLKEYGTVQRALLGIAGASLGTNIMEDQQPIDKSGTTLRDKAKEFGVVDGVWVREIVDGGSASAADIKVDDVIIGIDGKKVQNFADLQEALAKHRPGDKVSVKLIRDKKEKSVEVTLKNEQGTTKVVKNAGMEILGAAFREVPADVKKQLNLGYGIEVTGVTGGKMKDAGIRKGFIILKANGKQVQKVSDLEEVFKAATKSPDQVLFLSGMFPSGKRANYAVDLTQE, encoded by the coding sequence ATGAAACAGACAACAAAAAACATTCTTGGAGTGGGAGCTATCGTTTTGCTGAGTTCAGGTGTTGCAGGTTTGACTACCTACAAAATGATGCAATCGGGGGATGACAATAAGCAGACCTCGTTCAATGAGATGTTCCAACAAAACCCCAATGTAAAATTGGCTGCTTTTGATGCAATCAATGCGCAACCGGTGGATTTGACTCAGGCAGCAGAAAACTCGCTTCATGCTGTAGTCCATATAAAATCAACTCAAACATCGAAGACGCAGACTGTGCAGTCGCCTCCTGATATATTTGATTTCTTTTTTGGTGATGGACGCGGTGGCCAGCGTAGAGTGCAGACACCCGAACGTGTCGGATTCGGTTCAGGAGTGATCATTTCAAAAGATGGATATATTGTTACCAACAATCACGTGATCGACGGAGCGGATGAAATTGCCGTCAAATTGAATGATAACCGTGAATTTAAAGGCCGTGTCATCGGTACGGATCCTAGTACGGACTTGGCTTTGATCAAAATAGAATCTGATGATGATTTGCCGACTATTCCGGTAGGAAACTCCGATGCGTTGAAAGTAGGTGAGTGGGTTTTGGCAGTAGGTAATCCTTTTAATCTCAATTCTACTGTGACAGCAGGCATTGTAAGTGCAAAGGCACGTACATTAGGCGTTTACAACGGTGGTATCGAATCTTTTATTCAGACGGATGCAGCTATCAATCAAGGTAACAGTGGAGGTGCTTTGGTGAATGCAAAGGGAGAACTTGTCGGAATTAATTCCGTACTTTCTTCTCCGACAGGAGCATATGCCGGATATGGCTTTGCTATTCCGACTACGATCATGACCAAGGTAATTGCAGATTTGAAAGAATACGGTACGGTGCAGCGTGCGTTGTTAGGTATTGCAGGAGCGTCTCTCGGAACAAATATCATGGAAGATCAACAGCCGATTGATAAATCAGGTACGACTCTTCGTGATAAAGCCAAAGAGTTTGGTGTAGTCGATGGAGTGTGGGTACGTGAAATCGTAGACGGTGGTTCTGCTTCCGCTGCGGACATCAAAGTGGATGACGTGATTATAGGTATCGATGGTAAGAAGGTGCAGAATTTTGCTGACTTACAGGAAGCGCTTGCTAAACATCGTCCAGGTGATAAAGTATCGGTTAAACTGATTCGTGATAAGAAAGAAAAGAGTGTAGAGGTGACGTTGAAGAATGAACAAGGTACGACTAAAGTTGTAAAGAATGCCGGAATGGAAATTTTAGGTGCGGCTTTCAGAGAAGTGCCTGCTGATGTTAAGAAACAGTTGAATCTTGGATATGGTATAGAGGTAACGGGTGTAACGGGCGGCAAGATGAAAGATGCCGGTATCCGTAAGGGGTTCATTATCCTCAAAGCAAATGGCAAACAAGTTCAAAAAGTGAGTGATTTGGAAGAAGTATTCAAAGCTGCAACCAAATCTCCCGATCAGGTGCTGTTCCTCAGTGGTATGTTCCCTTCCGGTAAACGTGCAAACTATGCTGTCGATTTGACTCAGGAATGA
- a CDS encoding C40 family peptidase translates to MRKNIFFIFLLWLGVYGLKAQEILPISADSAYAVINVSVCNMREEGKFTSGMSTQALLGMPVKVLRFTDWYEIQTPDNYTGWVHRMVITPMLKARYDEWNRTEKIVVTSHYGFTYEKPDEASQVVSDVVAGNRLKWEGTKGHFYKVSYPDGREAYIPKSISKPEKAWREKNKQDAESIVHTAFTMMGIPYLWAGTSSKGVDCSGLVRTVLFMHDIIIPRDASQQAYIGEHIEIAPDFSNIEPGDLVFFGRKATAEKKEGISHVGIYIGNKKFIHALGDVHISSFYPEDKEYDAFNTGRLLFAVRFLPYINKEKDLNTTLTNPYYN, encoded by the coding sequence ATGAGAAAAAATATCTTTTTTATCTTTTTACTCTGGTTGGGAGTGTATGGGCTAAAAGCCCAGGAGATTCTGCCGATTTCTGCTGATTCGGCTTATGCAGTAATCAATGTTTCCGTATGTAACATGCGCGAAGAGGGAAAATTTACTTCCGGCATGAGTACGCAGGCTTTGTTGGGGATGCCCGTTAAAGTACTTCGGTTCACTGATTGGTACGAAATACAAACCCCGGATAATTACACGGGGTGGGTACACCGGATGGTGATTACCCCTATGCTAAAAGCCCGGTATGACGAATGGAACCGCACGGAGAAGATTGTGGTGACATCACATTATGGTTTCACTTATGAAAAACCGGATGAGGCTTCCCAGGTTGTCTCGGATGTAGTGGCGGGCAACCGTTTGAAGTGGGAGGGAACCAAGGGGCATTTTTATAAAGTCTCTTATCCTGATGGGAGAGAGGCTTATATCCCCAAATCCATTTCCAAGCCGGAAAAAGCATGGCGGGAGAAAAACAAGCAAGATGCGGAAAGCATCGTGCATACGGCTTTTACAATGATGGGAATCCCATATTTATGGGCAGGAACCTCGTCCAAAGGAGTGGATTGCAGCGGATTGGTACGGACGGTTCTTTTCATGCACGATATCATTATTCCACGGGATGCTTCACAACAGGCGTATATAGGTGAGCATATCGAGATTGCCCCCGATTTCAGTAATATAGAGCCGGGAGATCTTGTATTCTTTGGACGTAAAGCTACTGCGGAAAAAAAAGAGGGTATTTCCCATGTCGGGATATACATCGGAAACAAGAAATTCATTCATGCATTGGGCGACGTGCATATAAGCAGCTTTTATCCGGAAGATAAAGAGTACGATGCTTTTAATACAGGCCGGTTGCTTTTTGCCGTAAGGTTTTTGCCCTATATAAATAAAGAGAAAGATTTAAATACTACACTCACGAATCCGTATTATAATTAA